A genomic window from Halorubrum lacusprofundi ATCC 49239 includes:
- the gyrB gene encoding DNA topoisomerase (ATP-hydrolyzing) subunit B gives MSEQSEYGAGQIQVLEGLQAVRKRPAMYIGSTDGRGLHHLVYEVVDNSIDEALAGYCDDITVTIHDDNSVSVSDDGRGIPVDIHEKYDRPALEVIMTILHAGGKFDSKSYQVSGGLHGVGVSVVNALSERLEVEVKRDGGVYRHEFARGEPAEDGFERVRDLNDDEETGTYIRFWPDEEIFETTAFEFSTLASRLRELAFLNSGVAVTLIDERDEEGVDDAGDEETFRYEGGIREFVGYLNEARTPIHDEVIYFEDEDDDIHVEVAMQATEELQGSVHAFANNINTREGGTHLTGFKTALTRTVNDYANTHGLVDDLEANLKGEDVREGLTAVISVKHPDPQFEGQTKTKLGNSEVRGIVESATHDKLGTFFEENPDTARKVVHKAAEAARARKAAKKAEELTRRKSALESTALPGKLADCQTRDPEEAELFVVEGDSAGGSAKQGRNRKNQAILPLKGKILNVEKHRLDRILENDEIRALITAIGAGIGEEFDIDDVRYNKIIIMTDADVDGAHIRTLLLTLLYRHMKPLLEAGYVYAAQPPLYRVRYRGETYDAMTEAERDRIVAEECDGNPAQVQRFKGLGEMNPDQLWDTTMDPENRRLKRINIDDAAAADRMFNVLMGDAVEPRKQFIKEHATEAEWVDI, from the coding sequence ATGTCAGAGCAGAGCGAATACGGAGCCGGCCAGATCCAGGTCCTCGAAGGCCTGCAGGCCGTCCGTAAACGTCCGGCGATGTATATCGGGTCCACGGACGGTCGGGGGCTCCACCATCTCGTCTACGAGGTCGTCGACAACTCCATCGATGAGGCGCTCGCGGGGTACTGCGACGATATCACGGTCACGATCCACGACGACAACTCCGTCAGCGTCAGCGACGACGGTCGAGGGATCCCGGTCGACATCCACGAGAAGTACGACCGCCCGGCGCTCGAAGTGATCATGACCATTCTCCACGCCGGCGGGAAGTTCGACTCCAAGTCCTACCAGGTCTCTGGGGGACTCCACGGCGTCGGCGTCAGCGTCGTCAACGCCCTCTCCGAGCGGCTGGAGGTCGAGGTGAAACGCGACGGCGGCGTCTACCGTCACGAGTTCGCCCGCGGCGAGCCCGCCGAGGACGGCTTCGAGCGCGTTCGCGACCTCAACGACGACGAAGAGACGGGCACGTACATCCGATTTTGGCCCGACGAGGAGATCTTCGAGACCACCGCCTTCGAGTTCTCGACGCTCGCCAGCCGCCTGCGTGAGCTGGCGTTCCTCAACTCCGGCGTCGCCGTCACCCTGATCGACGAGCGCGACGAGGAGGGCGTCGACGACGCTGGCGACGAGGAGACGTTCCGCTACGAGGGCGGCATTCGGGAGTTCGTCGGCTACCTCAACGAGGCGCGGACGCCGATCCACGACGAGGTCATCTACTTCGAAGACGAGGACGACGACATCCACGTCGAGGTCGCGATGCAGGCGACCGAGGAGCTGCAGGGCTCCGTCCACGCGTTCGCGAACAACATCAACACCCGCGAGGGCGGCACCCACCTCACCGGCTTCAAGACCGCCCTGACCCGGACCGTCAACGACTACGCCAACACTCACGGGCTCGTCGACGACCTCGAGGCGAACCTCAAAGGCGAAGATGTGCGCGAGGGGCTCACGGCGGTCATCTCGGTGAAACATCCCGACCCGCAGTTCGAGGGGCAGACGAAGACGAAGCTCGGCAACAGCGAGGTCCGCGGCATCGTCGAGTCCGCCACCCACGACAAGCTCGGGACCTTCTTCGAGGAGAATCCCGACACCGCCCGGAAAGTCGTCCACAAGGCCGCGGAGGCCGCGCGGGCGCGCAAGGCGGCGAAGAAGGCCGAAGAGCTGACCCGGCGCAAGTCCGCGCTGGAGTCGACGGCGCTGCCGGGCAAGCTCGCCGACTGTCAGACCCGCGACCCGGAAGAGGCGGAGCTGTTCGTCGTCGAGGGCGACTCCGCGGGCGGCTCGGCCAAGCAGGGCCGAAATCGGAAGAACCAGGCGATCCTCCCGCTTAAAGGGAAGATCCTCAACGTCGAGAAACACCGGCTCGACCGGATTCTCGAAAACGACGAGATCCGCGCGCTGATCACCGCGATCGGCGCGGGAATCGGTGAGGAGTTCGACATCGACGATGTCCGGTACAACAAGATTATCATCATGACGGACGCCGACGTCGACGGCGCCCACATCCGGACGCTGCTTCTCACGCTCCTGTACCGCCACATGAAGCCCCTGCTCGAAGCGGGCTACGTGTACGCGGCCCAGCCCCCGCTGTACCGCGTCCGGTACCGCGGCGAGACGTACGACGCGATGACCGAGGCGGAGCGCGACCGGATCGTCGCGGAAGAGTGCGACGGGAACCCCGCCCAGGTCCAGCGATTCAAGGGCCTCGGCGAGATGAACCCCGATCAGCTGTGGGATACGACGATGGACCCCGAGAACCGGCGGCTCAAGCGGATCAACATCGACGACGCGGCCGCCGCCGACCGCATGTTCAATGTGTTGATGGGTGACGCGGTCGAGCCGCGCAAGCAGTTCATCAAAGAGCACGCCACCGAGGCGGAGTGGGTGGATATATGA
- a CDS encoding iron-containing alcohol dehydrogenase family protein produces the protein MLPIADSFEHDYQGCEIRYGRGRVAELGDALDERELGDALVVCGSNVGANEDLMDPIREGLGDRLAGVFDGTTPDKRVETAFDLLDRRAEVGADALVAVGGGSSLDIARQATLLDVDGRDLADLRADAEVGADALGDLAPRTDPALPVVVIPTTFAGADVSTGGSLEVLDADASPTGQPMTVSGGGAMPAIDLADPALFETTPQSVLAGSAMNGFNKGIETPYAADASPVSDATAVHGTRLLRDALPHVAGDRPDDPAATDRAVVGALLVQLGRKISVIHAFGHGFARRYDVQQGTVHAVVAPHVLAYLFDEVDASRRALANGLGVATAGRDDAAIAEDVVSEVAAVRDSLPVPSRLRELDPVDEDDFPAIAEYIADDWSMEQAPADLDATPEAIEGVLREAW, from the coding sequence ATGCTACCGATCGCAGACTCCTTCGAACACGACTATCAGGGCTGTGAGATCCGGTACGGCCGCGGGCGCGTCGCCGAACTCGGCGATGCCCTCGACGAACGGGAACTCGGTGACGCCCTCGTCGTCTGCGGCTCGAACGTCGGCGCCAACGAGGACCTGATGGACCCGATACGCGAAGGGCTCGGTGACCGGCTCGCAGGGGTCTTCGACGGGACGACCCCGGACAAGCGCGTCGAGACGGCGTTCGATCTGCTCGATCGACGGGCCGAGGTCGGCGCAGACGCTCTCGTCGCGGTCGGCGGCGGGAGCAGCCTCGACATCGCGCGGCAGGCGACGCTCCTCGATGTCGACGGGCGGGACCTCGCTGACCTTCGCGCGGACGCTGAGGTCGGGGCGGACGCGCTCGGCGACCTCGCACCCAGGACCGACCCCGCGCTCCCCGTCGTCGTGATTCCGACGACGTTCGCGGGCGCAGACGTCTCGACAGGCGGCTCACTGGAGGTGCTCGACGCGGACGCCTCGCCCACCGGCCAGCCGATGACGGTCAGCGGCGGGGGCGCGATGCCCGCGATCGACCTCGCGGACCCGGCGCTGTTCGAGACGACCCCGCAGTCGGTGCTGGCGGGCTCGGCCATGAACGGATTCAACAAGGGGATCGAGACGCCGTACGCTGCCGACGCTTCGCCCGTGAGCGACGCGACCGCGGTCCACGGGACGCGGCTCCTGCGGGACGCGCTCCCGCACGTCGCCGGCGACCGGCCCGACGATCCGGCGGCGACCGACCGCGCCGTGGTCGGCGCGCTGCTCGTCCAACTCGGACGGAAGATCTCGGTGATTCACGCGTTCGGCCACGGCTTCGCGCGTCGGTACGACGTACAGCAGGGGACCGTCCACGCGGTGGTCGCGCCGCACGTCCTCGCGTACCTCTTCGACGAGGTGGACGCGAGCCGGCGGGCGCTCGCGAACGGGCTCGGCGTCGCGACCGCGGGCCGCGACGACGCCGCGATCGCCGAGGACGTGGTTAGCGAGGTCGCCGCGGTCCGCGACTCCCTCCCGGTCCCCTCGCGGCTCCGCGAGCTGGACCCGGTCGACGAAGACGATTTCCCCGCGATCGCCGAGTACATCGCCGACGACTGGTCGATGGAACAGGCCCCCGCCGACCTCGACGCGACGCCCGAAGCGATCGAGGGTGTGCTACGCGAGGCGTGGTGA
- a CDS encoding MATE family efflux transporter, producing the protein MARLPNPFRALILYIGFALARAGLIDRHRVVRTTDLAWPRIVTGIARMSKNAVDVAMVGVAVGTSAVAGVGFAGPYWGLAFALGGGVAGGTIALVSQRFGAEAYAELGDAVRASVLLAIVITIPVSVTFWTFPTRFIDVLSSNEAAIAFGADYLRIVGLGVPFAALNLVGSRVLVGCDDAYTAMQVRAGGAIANIVLSAAFIFGLGWGVEGAALGTVLSNVLAVAAFAVGLLRGRLPGMGEFPIAIDPFGSYVNPDMLHDLVEIGVPVGARNLVWTAAEFPMLAILDVFGENTVAAFVIARRIWGIMNAPGWGFGLASSSLVGQELGGEDPAEAEAYARDIIRFSVATYVVFAALTAVFAGDIVALFAESPESPEVPIAITFVYAACVAVVFQGISGGAAGPLDAAGDTKIPFASQFLGMFCVSIPLAYVGAYEATPAIDVPGLGVTIPEIALPAIGLWGVYLAFVAETTIPAAINYWRFRSGKWKAISEAYRPDAPVDD; encoded by the coding sequence GTGGCCCGCCTCCCGAACCCGTTCCGTGCGCTAATCTTATACATCGGCTTCGCCCTCGCGAGGGCGGGGCTGATCGACCGTCACCGCGTGGTCCGGACGACGGACCTCGCGTGGCCGCGGATCGTCACGGGGATCGCCCGGATGTCGAAGAACGCGGTCGACGTGGCGATGGTCGGCGTCGCCGTCGGCACCAGCGCGGTCGCCGGCGTCGGCTTCGCCGGCCCCTACTGGGGGCTCGCGTTCGCGCTCGGCGGCGGCGTCGCCGGCGGCACCATCGCCTTAGTCTCCCAGCGGTTCGGCGCGGAGGCGTACGCGGAACTGGGCGACGCCGTCCGGGCGAGCGTCCTCCTCGCTATCGTGATCACGATCCCCGTCTCGGTCACCTTCTGGACGTTCCCGACGCGTTTCATCGACGTGTTGAGCAGCAACGAGGCCGCGATCGCGTTCGGCGCCGACTACCTCCGGATCGTCGGGCTCGGCGTTCCATTCGCCGCGCTCAACCTCGTCGGCAGCCGGGTGCTGGTCGGCTGCGACGACGCCTACACCGCGATGCAGGTTCGAGCCGGCGGCGCGATCGCGAACATCGTGCTCAGCGCCGCGTTCATCTTCGGGCTGGGGTGGGGCGTCGAGGGCGCCGCGCTCGGTACCGTCCTCTCGAACGTGCTCGCCGTCGCCGCGTTCGCGGTCGGGCTCCTGCGGGGGCGACTCCCCGGAATGGGCGAGTTCCCGATCGCGATCGACCCGTTCGGCTCGTACGTGAACCCGGACATGCTCCACGACCTCGTCGAGATCGGGGTTCCGGTCGGCGCGCGCAACCTCGTGTGGACGGCCGCGGAGTTCCCAATGCTCGCCATCCTCGACGTGTTCGGCGAGAACACCGTCGCCGCGTTCGTCATCGCCCGGCGTATCTGGGGGATCATGAACGCCCCCGGCTGGGGCTTCGGGCTCGCCTCCTCCAGTCTGGTCGGGCAGGAGCTCGGCGGCGAGGACCCCGCAGAGGCGGAGGCGTACGCCCGCGACATCATCCGCTTTTCCGTGGCGACGTACGTGGTCTTCGCGGCGCTGACGGCCGTCTTCGCAGGCGACATCGTGGCGCTGTTCGCGGAGAGCCCGGAGAGCCCCGAGGTGCCGATCGCGATCACGTTCGTGTACGCGGCCTGCGTCGCCGTCGTCTTCCAGGGGATCTCGGGTGGAGCGGCGGGGCCGCTCGACGCGGCCGGCGACACGAAGATCCCCTTCGCGAGCCAGTTCCTCGGCATGTTCTGCGTGTCGATTCCGCTGGCGTACGTCGGGGCGTACGAGGCGACGCCCGCCATCGACGTGCCGGGGCTCGGCGTGACGATCCCGGAGATCGCGCTCCCCGCGATCGGGCTGTGGGGCGTGTACTTGGCGTTCGTCGCCGAGACGACGATCCCCGCCGCGATCAACTACTGGCGGTTCCGGTCCGGGAAGTGGAAGGCGATCAGCGAGGCGTACCGGCCGGACGCTCCCGTGGACGACTAA
- a CDS encoding EamA family transporter, producing MDATYLPYALLAMGAYALVSPLMRVATTGPNAVPSDVAVVISNSLLICMAVGVLAYTGQGFVGHLTSPKIVHVLAAGVFLGIGILALYRSLALGPVSVVTPIFAMFLVFSSVIGFVFLGESFTARKAVGIAFAVASVYLVSGA from the coding sequence ATGGACGCTACCTATCTCCCCTACGCGCTCCTCGCAATGGGCGCGTACGCGCTCGTCTCGCCGCTGATGCGGGTCGCGACCACGGGACCGAATGCGGTCCCGAGCGACGTCGCCGTGGTGATCTCTAACTCGCTTCTCATCTGCATGGCCGTGGGCGTGCTCGCGTACACCGGACAGGGGTTCGTCGGCCATCTCACTTCGCCGAAAATCGTCCACGTGCTCGCGGCCGGCGTCTTCCTCGGGATCGGAATCTTAGCGCTGTACCGCTCGCTCGCGCTCGGTCCGGTGAGCGTCGTGACGCCCATCTTCGCGATGTTCCTCGTGTTCTCCTCGGTGATCGGCTTCGTCTTTCTGGGCGAGTCGTTCACCGCTCGGAAGGCGGTGGGGATCGCTTTCGCCGTGGCGTCGGTGTACCTCGTCTCGGGCGCCTGA
- a CDS encoding histidine kinase N-terminal 7TM domain-containing protein, whose amino-acid sequence MIGLSPLSVALLTAVVTGTSAAILAWRERPDAGATWLALLLLGQVWWTTFLVFELEASTLAAKALWYDIQWVGVVLVPVGWLLFALEYTGRDRYVRPGVVAAACVAPAITVLVVATGDPAGLIVANREVADTAVGSFLRVDPGPWYYVIAGYTYLLGLIGSVPILQLVRDDARPFRGQSAALLVGTAAPWVSSLLHVTGAIPVPGLDPTPLAFAVSGVAYLLALSRFRLLTLTPAPRRRARQLVFEQLHDPVFVVGTEGHVLDLNRSAADVFEVDRRTAVGEAASTVIPRYDSLNGDRGDIGPLSIVGRNGRQPYEITVRGVSDDHGRAVGRLIVFHDVGEYLGQQQRLNVLNRVFRHDVRTETNLIHGYADQLMTNPSDERALSIVKKSASRILDLSERTRTASELFDPVSEPEPPVPLSEVVDEAVADLRAESPDARVSVDGDLPDVSVPATLRVVASNLCSNAVEHNDAAAPSVWLEAAVENGWVELSVADDGPGIDPAEYEVLAHGTETPLEHGSGIGLWIVKWGIDQVGGSVSFAEREPHGTIVTVSVPTGDAVPINGAGSEHAESAESTDSAGTGQ is encoded by the coding sequence TCCGCGGCGATCCTCGCGTGGCGGGAGCGCCCGGACGCGGGTGCGACGTGGCTCGCGCTGCTGCTCCTCGGGCAGGTCTGGTGGACGACGTTTCTCGTCTTCGAGTTGGAGGCGTCGACGCTGGCCGCGAAGGCGCTCTGGTACGACATTCAGTGGGTCGGGGTGGTGCTGGTTCCGGTAGGGTGGCTGTTGTTCGCACTGGAGTACACGGGCCGGGACCGGTACGTGAGACCCGGAGTCGTGGCGGCGGCCTGCGTCGCGCCGGCGATAACCGTTCTCGTGGTCGCGACGGGTGACCCGGCCGGACTCATCGTCGCCAACCGTGAGGTCGCCGACACCGCAGTCGGGTCGTTTCTCCGCGTCGACCCCGGGCCGTGGTACTACGTCATCGCCGGCTACACCTACCTTCTGGGGCTGATTGGATCGGTCCCGATCCTCCAGCTCGTCCGTGACGACGCCCGCCCGTTCCGAGGACAGAGCGCGGCGCTGCTCGTGGGCACGGCGGCACCGTGGGTCAGCAGCCTCCTCCACGTTACTGGCGCCATCCCGGTTCCCGGACTCGATCCCACGCCGCTCGCATTCGCCGTCTCCGGGGTCGCGTACCTCCTCGCGCTCTCGCGGTTCCGCCTGCTCACGCTCACGCCCGCGCCGCGACGGCGGGCGCGCCAGCTGGTGTTCGAGCAGCTTCACGATCCCGTGTTCGTCGTCGGTACCGAGGGCCACGTACTCGACTTGAACCGCAGTGCTGCCGACGTGTTCGAAGTCGACCGGCGGACGGCGGTTGGAGAGGCGGCGAGTACGGTCATCCCCCGCTACGACTCGCTCAACGGCGATCGCGGCGACATCGGCCCGCTCTCGATCGTGGGGCGGAACGGTCGGCAGCCCTACGAGATCACGGTGCGAGGCGTGAGCGACGACCACGGGCGAGCGGTCGGCCGCCTTATCGTCTTCCACGACGTGGGCGAGTACCTCGGCCAGCAGCAGCGGCTGAACGTGCTCAACAGGGTGTTCCGGCACGACGTTCGGACCGAGACGAACCTGATCCACGGGTACGCCGATCAGCTGATGACGAACCCGAGCGACGAACGGGCGCTGTCGATCGTCAAGAAGAGCGCCTCGCGTATCCTCGATCTCAGCGAGCGCACCCGGACCGCCAGCGAGCTGTTCGACCCGGTCTCGGAGCCGGAGCCGCCGGTCCCGCTGTCCGAGGTGGTCGACGAGGCGGTCGCGGACCTCCGCGCAGAATCTCCCGACGCACGGGTGTCGGTCGACGGCGATCTACCGGATGTAAGCGTGCCGGCGACCCTCCGGGTCGTTGCGTCGAACCTCTGTTCGAACGCGGTCGAGCACAACGACGCGGCCGCGCCGTCCGTGTGGCTCGAGGCGGCCGTCGAGAACGGCTGGGTCGAACTCTCTGTCGCCGACGACGGGCCGGGGATCGACCCGGCGGAGTACGAGGTCCTGGCGCACGGCACGGAGACGCCGCTGGAGCACGGCAGCGGAATCGGCCTGTGGATCGTGAAGTGGGGGATCGACCAGGTAGGCGGGAGCGTCTCCTTCGCGGAGCGGGAGCCCCACGGGACGATCGTCACGGTCTCCGTTCCCACGGGCGACGCGGTACCCATCAATGGGGCCGGCTCGGAGCACGCCGAGTCCGCGGAATCGACGGACTCGGCGGGCACAGGTCAGTAG